One Prunus dulcis chromosome 8, ALMONDv2, whole genome shotgun sequence DNA window includes the following coding sequences:
- the LOC117637536 gene encoding calmodulin-like protein 3, which yields MDNRAEVKRVFQMFDRNGDGKITKKELRDSLENLGIYIPDKDLIQIIEKIDVNGDGFVDIDEFGALYQTIMDERDEEEDMREAFNVFDQNGDGFITVDELRSVLSSLGLKQGRTLEDCKIMIKKVDVDGDGRVNYKEFKQMMKGGGFAALGST from the coding sequence ATGGACAACAGGGCAGAGGTAAAACGAGTTTTTCAGATGTTTGATCGAAACGGAGACGGGAAGATCACCAAGAAGGAGCTCAGGGACTCTTTAGAGAACCTGGGGATCTACATTCCTGACAAGGACTTGATCCAGATTATCGAAAAAATTGACGTGAACGGAGATGGGTTCGTGGATATCGACGAATTCGGGGCCTTGTACCAGACTATCATGGACGAGAGGGATGAAGAGGAGGACATGAGGGAAGCATTCAACGTGTTTGATCAAAATGGAGATGGGTTCATTACAGTGGATGAGTTGAGGTCAGTTTTGTCATCTTTGGGGCTGAAGCAGGGGAGGACATTGGAGGATTGCAAGATAATGATAAAGAAGGTGGATGTTGATGGAGATGGGAGGGTTAATTACAAGGAGTTTAAGCAGATGATGAAAGGTGGTGGATTTGCTGCTTTAGGTTCAACTTGA
- the LOC117637597 gene encoding protein FAR1-RELATED SEQUENCE 1-like — translation MENGRPRPWLDLLSTDPKPTGAPETSAERDLNAVAEPYVGMEFDSEDAAKDFYSEYARHVGFIMRIDQCRRSDVDKRILSRRLSCNKQGRYVKPRDQVRPVRRPRPSTREGCKAMMLVKVNKSGKWVVTRVVKDHTHPLIVSSGISMDERDMKIEQLTMELEREDQLCELYHGLLLTLLDNVEEQTELISMKVSGIVNDVREFETEVERLPQNELDDN, via the exons ATGGAGAACGGAAGACCAAGACCTTGGCTTGATTTGCTAAGTACCGACCCGAAACCCA CTGGAGCACCTGAAACTTCTGCCGAAAGGGACTTGAATGCAGTTGCAGAACCATATGTTGGTATGGAATTTGACTCTGAAGATGCTGCCAAGGATTTTTATAGTGAATATGCAAGGCATGTAGGGTTCATCATGCGTATAGATCAGTGTCGGCGATCAGATGTTGACAAGAGAATTCTTTCCCGTAGGCTCTCCTGCAATAAGCAAGGGCGTTATGTAAAACCTAGAGATCAAGTCCGGCCAGTTCGGAGACCACGACCTAGCACAAGAGAAGGGTGTAAAGCAATGATGCTGGTCAAAGTTAATAAATCTGGAAAATGGGTTGTTACAAGAGTTGTTAAGGACCATACTCATCCGCTTATAGTTTCTTCTGGGATTTCTATG GATGAAAGGGATATGAAGATTGAGCAACTCACTATGGAGCTGGAGCGTGAAGATCAGTTATGTGAACTATATCATGGGCTACTACTTACATTGCTGGATAATGTTGAGGAGCAAACAGAACTGATATCCATGAAAGTTAGCGGAATCGTTAACGATGTAAGAGAATTTGAGACTGAAGTTGAAAGACTTCCACAAAATGAACTGGACGACAACTGA
- the LOC117636720 gene encoding protein FAR1-RELATED SEQUENCE 7 isoform X1, whose translation MDEQSSMSKDEDVIESSNGKDAVTSEGNSDMEPYVGMEFESEEAAKVFYDAYATHLGFIMRVDAFRRSMRDGKVVWRRLVCNKEGFRKTRPKRSENRKPRAITREGCKAMIVVKKEKSGKWIVTRFVKEHNHPLVVTPANGRRTVLLSQTPDEKDVKIRELTAELQRERKRSAAYQEQLDMVLREMEEHSNHLSRNIDGFVPLKRNGLFQLSPSYMLWS comes from the exons A TGGATGAACAATCTTCTATGAGCAAGGATGAGGATGTGATAGAGAGTTCCAATGGAAAAGATGCAGTCACATCTGAGGGGAATTCGGATATGGAACCATATGTGGGTATGGAGTTCGAATCCGAAGAGGCTGCCAAAGTGTTCTATGACGCATATGCAACACACTTGGGGTTCATCATGCGTGTTGATGCCTTCCGAAGATCCATGCGTGATGGTAAGGTAGTTTGGCGTAGGCTTGTGTGTAATAAAGAGGGATTTCGTAAGACAAGACCCAAAAGAAGTGAGAATAGGAAGCCTCGCGCAATCACCAGAGAAGGGTGTAAAGCAATGATAGTggtaaagaaagaaaaatcggGAAAATGGATAGTAACAAGATTTGTAAAGGAGCATAACCATCCACTGGTGGTTACACCTGCAAATGGTCGTCGCACTGTGCTTCTATCTCAAACACCA GATGAAAAAGATGTGAAAATTCGGGAGTTGACGGCTGAGTTACAACGTGAGCGGAAGAGATCTGCAGCCTATCAAGAACAACTTGATATGGTTTTGAGAGAGATGGAAGAACATTCAAATCACCTCTCAAGAAACATTGACG GTTTTGTGCCTCTAAAGCGTAACGGCTTATTTCAACTTTCTCCAAGTTATATGCTTTGGTCCTAG
- the LOC117638897 gene encoding uncharacterized CRM domain-containing protein At3g25440, chloroplastic-like isoform X2, with protein MTAEEKILHKLRKAQRKEERLVEAIKKIEPSETSETNHDPEILTPEEHFFFLKMGLKCKNYVPVGRRGIYQGVILNMHLHWKKHQTLQVVVKTFSPEEVKEIASELARLTGGIVLGIHEEYTIIMYRGKNYSQPPTEIMSPRVTLSRKKALDKSKYKDGLRAVRKYIPKLEQDLDLLRAQAKRKPEIETDAIEETQETDIDSVDSRSSSNFKLEPSDKLKEIIGRSRGCSEDDLVTDSEMPSDSEDLSDIFETDSDKETEEKAERPLYLEEFEKFPVESDGEPEDFEDHLRQISMDSKKAKSVNEDADLPNFDEVDRIFLRAASLLKKKRR; from the exons ATGACTGCGGAGGAAAAAATTCTCCACAAGTTGAGAAAG GCTCAAAGGAAAGAGGAAAGGCTTGTTGAAGCTATTAAGAAGATTGAGCCCTCGGAGACATCAGAGACAAACCATGATCCAGAAATATTGACACCAGAGGaacacttcttctttttgaagATGGGTCTCAAGTGCAAGAATTATGTGCCCGTTGGAAGACGGGGAATATACCAGGGTGTGATTCTGAACATGCACTTGCATTGGAAGAAACATCAAACTCTGCAAGTGGTGGTCAAGACATTCTCACCTGAGGAGGTTAAGGAGATAGCTTCTGAGCTGGCAAGATTAACTGGAGGGATTGTGCTCGGCATTCATGAAGAATACACAATAATTATGTACAGAGGGAAGAACTATTCTCAGCCACCGACAGAGATTATGTCACCTAGGGTTACTCTCTCTAGGAAGAAG GCTTTGGATAAATCGAAGTATAAGGATGGCCTTCGGGCTGTAAGGAAATATATTCCAAAACTTGAACAGGATCTTGATCTGCTTCGAGCACAGGCTAAAAGGAAACCTGAAATTGAAACAGATGCTATTGAAGAAACCCAAGAAACTGACATTGATAGTGTAGACTCCAGGAGCTCCTCAAATTTCAAGCTGGAGCCTTCAGATAAGCTGAAAGAAATAATCGGTCGAAGCAGGGGATGCTCTGAAGATGACCTTGTAACGGATTCAGAAATGCCTTCGGACTCCGAAGATTTATCAGATATTTTTGAGACTGATTCTGACAAGGAGACTGAGGAGAAGGCAGAGCGACCCTTGTATTTGGAAGAGTTTGAAAAGTTTCCAGTTGAAAGTGATGGAGAACCTGAAGATTTTGAGGATCACCTGCGTCAAATATCCATGGACTCAAAGAAGGCTAAATCAGTGAACGAAGATGCTGACTTGCCAAATTTTGACGAGGTTGATAGGATATTTCTGCGCGCTGCTTCacttttaaagaaaaaaagaagatga
- the LOC117612098 gene encoding uncharacterized CRM domain-containing protein At3g25440, chloroplastic-like isoform X2 produces the protein MTAEEKILHKLRKAQKKEERLVEAIKKIEPSETSETNHDPEILTPEEHFFFLKMGLKCKNYVPVGRRGIYQGVILNMHLHWKKHQTLQVVVKTFSPEEVKEIASELARLTGGIVLGIHEEYTIIMYRGKNYSQPPTEIMSPRVTLSRKKALDKSKYKDGLRAVRKYIPKLEQDLDLLRAQAKRKPEIETDAIEETQETDIDSVDSRSSSNFKLEPSDKLKEIIGRSRGCSEDDLVTDSEMPSDSEDLSDIFETDSDKETEEKAERPLYLEEFEKFPVESDGEPEDFEDHLRQISMDSKKAKSVNEDADLPNFDEVDRIFLRAASLLKKKRR, from the exons ATGACTGCGGAGGAAAAAATTCTCCACAAGTTGAGAAAG GCtcaaaagaaagaggaaaggCTTGTTGAAGCTATTAAGAAGATTGAGCCCTCGGAGACATCAGAGACAAACCATGATCCAGAAATATTGACACCAGAGGaacacttcttctttttgaagATGGGTCTCAAGTGCAAGAATTATGTGCCCGTTGGAAGACGGGGAATATACCAGGGTGTGATTCTGAACATGCACTTGCATTGGAAGAAACATCAAACTCTGCAAGTGGTGGTCAAGACATTCTCACCTGAGGAGGTTAAGGAGATTGCTTCTGAGCTGGCAAGATTAACTGGAGGGATTGTGCTCGGCATTCATGAAGAATACACAATAATTATGTACAGAGGGAAGAACTATTCTCAGCCACCGACAGAGATTATGTCACCTAGGGTTACTCTCTCTAGGAAGAAG GCTTTGGATAAATCGAAGTATAAGGATGGCCTTCGGGCTGTAAGGAAATATATTCCAAAACTTGAACAGGATCTTGATCTGCTTCGAGCACAGGCTAAAAGGAAACCTGAAATTGAAACAGATGCTATTGAAGAAACCCAAGAAACTGACATTGATAGTGTAGACTCCAGGAGCTCCTCAAATTTCAAGCTGGAGCCTTCAGATAAGCTGAAAGAAATAATCGGTCGAAGCAGGGGATGCTCTGAAGATGACCTTGTAACGGATTCAGAAATGCCTTCGGACTCCGAAGATTTATCAGATATTTTTGAGACTGATTCTGACAAGGAGACTGAGGAGAAGGCAGAGCGACCCTTGTATTTGGAAGAGTTTGAAAAGTTTCCAGTTGAAAGTGATGGAGAACCTGAAGATTTTGAGGATCACCTGCGTCAAATATCCATGGACTCAAAGAAGGCTAAATCAGTGAACGAAGATGCTGACTTGCCAAATTTTGACGAGGTTGATAGGATATTTCTGCGCGCTGCTTCacttttaaagaaaaaaagaagatga
- the LOC117612095 gene encoding protein FAR1-RELATED SEQUENCE 5-like has product MESKANNISFDSDESERCLEFESCDEHLLIDDDELPKDIDLCSLEVDKIIQQPNASLPLMGNAVEPYIGMGFKSRDDARDFYIAYGRHSGFTVRIHHNRRSRMNNMVIGQDFVCSREGFRDKKYVCREDRVLPPPPVTREGCAAMLRVALRDGEKWVVTKFVKEHNHTLMAPSKVPWRGFGKNLISEDEKDQKIRDLTIELSNERQRCKRRCAAYQEQISMLLKDIQEHSDHLSTRVQDIVRNIRELENEHCVDS; this is encoded by the exons ATGGAAAGCAAGGCTAACAATATATCATTCGATTCGGATGAGAGCGAAAGGTGTTTGGAATTTGAAAGCTGTGATGAGCATTTATtgattgatgatgatgagctTCCAAAGGACATTGATTTATGCTCACTTGAAGTTGATAAGATCATACAACAGCCTAATGCAAGCTTGCCTTTGATGGGCAATGCTGTAGAGCCATACATTGGAATGGGGTTCAAGTCTAGAGACGATGCTCGAGACTTTTATATTGCTTATGGCAGGCATTCTGGGTTTACAGTAAGGATTCATCACAACCGGCGTTCGAGGATGAATAACATGGTTATTGGCCAAGATTTTGTTTGTTCTAGAGAGGGTTTTCGGGATAAGAAATATGTATGCAGGGAAGATAGAGTTCTTCCTCCACCACCTGTCACCAGAGAAGGCTGTGCTGCAATGCTGAGGGTAGCTTTAAGAGATGGGGAGAAGTGGGTGGTTACCAAGTTTGTAAAAGAACATAATCACACATTAATGGCTCCAAGTAAAGTTCCATGGCGAGGATTTGGGAAAAACTTAATTAGTGAG GATGAGAAGGATCAGAAAATTAGGGATCTTACAATTGAACTTAGCAATGAGAGACAGCGATGTAAACGCCGATGTGCAGCTTATCAGGAACAAATAAGTATGCTTTTGAAAGATATCCAAGAGCATAGTGATCACTTGTCAACAAGAGTTCAAGATATAGTAAGGAACATAAGGGAACTTGAGAATGAGCATTGTGTAGATTCATAA
- the LOC117638897 gene encoding uncharacterized CRM domain-containing protein At3g25440, chloroplastic-like isoform X1 has protein sequence MQKLARTSVFRSLRLLKSHNRLNIEKPSLGDVVCKVFVQKPAVWDLVGITRFPLEGHRWVHSASCVNAEHKAAEPLGNSKEGTVAKDTGSATVKRKKLKGKRAVVRWLKFFRWKKKKDFKRMTAEEKILHKLRKAQRKEERLVEAIKKIEPSETSETNHDPEILTPEEHFFFLKMGLKCKNYVPVGRRGIYQGVILNMHLHWKKHQTLQVVVKTFSPEEVKEIASELARLTGGIVLGIHEEYTIIMYRGKNYSQPPTEIMSPRVTLSRKKALDKSKYKDGLRAVRKYIPKLEQDLDLLRAQAKRKPEIETDAIEETQETDIDSVDSRSSSNFKLEPSDKLKEIIGRSRGCSEDDLVTDSEMPSDSEDLSDIFETDSDKETEEKAERPLYLEEFEKFPVESDGEPEDFEDHLRQISMDSKKAKSVNEDADLPNFDEVDRIFLRAASLLKKKRR, from the exons ATGCAGAAACTGGCGCGGACGAGCGTCTTCCGTTCACTGCGTCTTCTCAAATCTCATAATCGGCTCAATATTGAGAAACCCAG CTTGGGCGATGTTGTATGCAAGGTGTTTGTTCAAAAGCCTGCTGTTTGGGACTTGGTTGGTATTACAAGGTTTCCATTGGAGGGCCATCGATGGGTTCATTCAGCTTCTTGTGTTAACGCAGAGCACAAAGCTGCGGAGCCATTGGGAAATTCGAAAGAAGGCACAGTTGCTAAGGACACTGGTAGTGCTACAGTGAAGAGGAAAAAGCTCAAGGGGAAAAGAGCAGTCGTTAGGTGGCTCAAGTTCTTCaggtggaagaagaagaaggatttTAAGAGAATGACTGCGGAGGAAAAAATTCTCCACAAGTTGAGAAAG GCTCAAAGGAAAGAGGAAAGGCTTGTTGAAGCTATTAAGAAGATTGAGCCCTCGGAGACATCAGAGACAAACCATGATCCAGAAATATTGACACCAGAGGaacacttcttctttttgaagATGGGTCTCAAGTGCAAGAATTATGTGCCCGTTGGAAGACGGGGAATATACCAGGGTGTGATTCTGAACATGCACTTGCATTGGAAGAAACATCAAACTCTGCAAGTGGTGGTCAAGACATTCTCACCTGAGGAGGTTAAGGAGATAGCTTCTGAGCTGGCAAGATTAACTGGAGGGATTGTGCTCGGCATTCATGAAGAATACACAATAATTATGTACAGAGGGAAGAACTATTCTCAGCCACCGACAGAGATTATGTCACCTAGGGTTACTCTCTCTAGGAAGAAG GCTTTGGATAAATCGAAGTATAAGGATGGCCTTCGGGCTGTAAGGAAATATATTCCAAAACTTGAACAGGATCTTGATCTGCTTCGAGCACAGGCTAAAAGGAAACCTGAAATTGAAACAGATGCTATTGAAGAAACCCAAGAAACTGACATTGATAGTGTAGACTCCAGGAGCTCCTCAAATTTCAAGCTGGAGCCTTCAGATAAGCTGAAAGAAATAATCGGTCGAAGCAGGGGATGCTCTGAAGATGACCTTGTAACGGATTCAGAAATGCCTTCGGACTCCGAAGATTTATCAGATATTTTTGAGACTGATTCTGACAAGGAGACTGAGGAGAAGGCAGAGCGACCCTTGTATTTGGAAGAGTTTGAAAAGTTTCCAGTTGAAAGTGATGGAGAACCTGAAGATTTTGAGGATCACCTGCGTCAAATATCCATGGACTCAAAGAAGGCTAAATCAGTGAACGAAGATGCTGACTTGCCAAATTTTGACGAGGTTGATAGGATATTTCTGCGCGCTGCTTCacttttaaagaaaaaaagaagatga
- the LOC117637539 gene encoding protein FAR1-RELATED SEQUENCE 5: MDLEREAGAVDESVEMAIVASEGPIPEPYVGMEFDSEDAARKYYTDYARQVGFVVRVMQRRRSGIDGRTLARRLGCNKQGFSPNQKGKFGPEKKPRPSAREGCNATILVKMEKSGKWVVTRFVKDHNHPLVVTASGFSTAGDKDRKIEELMMELERQDQLCAGYREKLLSFMNNVEAETEELSEKIQVIVDNVRKVECEVQKHSRRR, translated from the exons a TGGATTTGGAAAGGGAAGCCGGGGCAGTAGATGAGTCTGTTGAAATGGCCATAGTTGCTTCAGAAGGTCCAATTCCGGAACCTTATGTGGGTATGGAATTCGATTCTGAAGATGCTGCCAGGAAATACTATACTGATTATGCCAGACAGGTCGGATTTGTTGTTCGTGTTATGCAGCGTCGTCGATCAGGCATTGATGGGAGAACTCTTGCCCGTCGGCTTGGGTGTAACAAACAAGGGTTTTCTCCTAACCAGAAGGGGAAATTTGGACCTGAGAAAAAGCCTAGACCTAGTGCACGAGAGGGTTGCAATGCAACAATCTTGGTGAAGATGGAAAAATCTGGAAAATGGGTTGTTACAAGATTTGTAAAGGATCATAATCATCCTCTGGTTGTTACTGCCAGTGGTTTTAGCACAGCG GGTGATAAGGATAGGAAAATTGAGGAACTTATGATGGAGTTGGAGCGTCAAGATCAGCTATGTGCAGGTTATAGAGAAAAACTTCTCAGTTTTATGAATAACGTTGAAGCAGAAACGGAAGAACTGTCGGAAAAGATACAAGTTATAGTTGACAATGTGAGAAAAGTTGAATGTGAAGTGCAAAAACATTCTCGTCGTAGATAG
- the LOC117637650 gene encoding protein FAR1-RELATED SEQUENCE 7-like isoform X2, whose product MDEQSSMSKDEDVIESSNGKDAVTSEGNSDMEPYVGMEFESEEAAKVFYDAYATHLGFIMRVDAFRRSMRDGKVVWRRLVCNKEGFRKTRPKRSENRKPRAITREGCKAMIVVKKEKSGKWIVTRFVKEHNHPLVVTPANGRRTVLLSQTPDEKDVKIRELTAELQRERKRSAAYQEQLDMVLREMEEHSNHLSRNIDGIVQSVKEIESKRVAPSNS is encoded by the exons A TGGATGAACAATCTTCTATGAGCAAGGATGAGGATGTGATAGAGAGTTCCAATGGAAAAGATGCAGTCACATCTGAGGGGAATTCGGATATGGAACCATATGTGGGTATGGAGTTCGAATCCGAAGAGGCTGCCAAAGTGTTCTATGACGCATATGCAACACACTTGGGGTTCATCATGCGTGTTGATGCCTTCCGAAGATCCATGCGTGATGGTAAGGTAGTTTGGCGTAGGCTTGTGTGTAATAAAGAGGGATTTCGTAAGACAAGACCCAAAAGAAGTGAGAATAGGAAGCCTCGCGCAATCACCAGAGAAGGGTGTAAAGCAATGATAGTggtaaagaaagaaaaatcggGAAAATGGATAGTAACAAGATTTGTAAAGGAGCATAACCATCCACTGGTGGTTACACCTGCAAATGGTCGTCGCACTGTGCTTCTATCTCAAACACCA GATGAAAAAGATGTGAAAATTCGGGAGTTGACGGCTGAGTTACAACGTGAGCGGAAGAGATCTGCAGCCTATCAAGAACAACTTGATATGGTTTTGAGAGAGATGGAAGAACATTCAAATCACCTCTCAAGAAACATTGACGGTATAGTCCAAAGCGTGAAAGAAATTGAATCAAAGAGGGTGGCACCCTCAAACAGTTAA
- the LOC117636720 gene encoding protein FAR1-RELATED SEQUENCE 7 isoform X2 has product MDEQSSMSKDEDVIESSNGKDAVTSEGNSDMEPYVGMEFESEEAAKVFYDAYATHLGFIMRVDAFRRSMRDGKVVWRRLVCNKEGFRKTRPKRSENRKPRAITREGCKAMIVVKKEKSGKWIVTRFVKEHNHPLVVTPANGRRTVLLSQTPDEKDVKIRELTAELQRERKRSAAYQEQLDMVLREMEEHSNHLSRNIDGIVQSVKEIESKRVAPSNS; this is encoded by the exons A TGGATGAACAATCTTCTATGAGCAAGGATGAGGATGTGATAGAGAGTTCCAATGGAAAAGATGCAGTCACATCTGAGGGGAATTCGGATATGGAACCATATGTGGGTATGGAGTTCGAATCCGAAGAGGCTGCCAAAGTGTTCTATGACGCATATGCAACACACTTGGGGTTCATCATGCGTGTTGATGCCTTCCGAAGATCCATGCGTGATGGTAAGGTAGTTTGGCGTAGGCTTGTGTGTAATAAAGAGGGATTTCGTAAGACAAGACCCAAAAGAAGTGAGAATAGGAAGCCTCGCGCAATCACCAGAGAAGGGTGTAAAGCAATGATAGTggtaaagaaagaaaaatcggGAAAATGGATAGTAACAAGATTTGTAAAGGAGCATAACCATCCACTGGTGGTTACACCTGCAAATGGTCGTCGCACTGTGCTTCTATCTCAAACACCA GATGAAAAAGATGTGAAAATTCGGGAGTTGACGGCTGAGTTACAACGTGAGCGGAAGAGATCTGCAGCCTATCAAGAACAACTTGATATGGTTTTGAGAGAGATGGAAGAACATTCAAATCACCTCTCAAGAAACATTGACGGTATAGTCCAAAGCGTGAAAGAAATTGAATCGAAGAGGGTTGCACCCTCAAACAGTTAA
- the LOC117612098 gene encoding uncharacterized CRM domain-containing protein At3g25440, chloroplastic-like isoform X1, with product MQKLARTSVFRSLRLLKSHNRLNIEKPSLGDVVCKVFVQKPAVWDLVGITRFPLEGHRWVHSASCVNAEHKAAEPLGNSKEGTVAKDTGSATVKRKKLKGKRAVVRWLKFFRWKKKKDFKRMTAEEKILHKLRKAQKKEERLVEAIKKIEPSETSETNHDPEILTPEEHFFFLKMGLKCKNYVPVGRRGIYQGVILNMHLHWKKHQTLQVVVKTFSPEEVKEIASELARLTGGIVLGIHEEYTIIMYRGKNYSQPPTEIMSPRVTLSRKKALDKSKYKDGLRAVRKYIPKLEQDLDLLRAQAKRKPEIETDAIEETQETDIDSVDSRSSSNFKLEPSDKLKEIIGRSRGCSEDDLVTDSEMPSDSEDLSDIFETDSDKETEEKAERPLYLEEFEKFPVESDGEPEDFEDHLRQISMDSKKAKSVNEDADLPNFDEVDRIFLRAASLLKKKRR from the exons ATGCAGAAACTGGCGCGGACGAGCGTCTTCCGTTCACTGCGTCTTCTCAAATCTCATAATCGGCTCAATATTGAGAAACCCAG CTTGGGCGATGTTGTATGCAAGGTGTTTGTTCAAAAGCCTGCTGTTTGGGACTTGGTTGGTATTACAAGGTTTCCATTGGAGGGCCATCGATGGGTTCATTCAGCTTCTTGTGTTAACGCAGAGCACAAAGCTGCGGAGCCATTGGGAAATTCGAAAGAAGGCACAGTTGCTAAGGACACTGGTAGTGCTACAGTGAAGAGGAAAAAGCTCAAGGGGAAAAGAGCAGTCGTTAGGTGGCTCAAGTTCTTCaggtggaagaagaagaaggatttTAAGAGAATGACTGCGGAGGAAAAAATTCTCCACAAGTTGAGAAAG GCtcaaaagaaagaggaaaggCTTGTTGAAGCTATTAAGAAGATTGAGCCCTCGGAGACATCAGAGACAAACCATGATCCAGAAATATTGACACCAGAGGaacacttcttctttttgaagATGGGTCTCAAGTGCAAGAATTATGTGCCCGTTGGAAGACGGGGAATATACCAGGGTGTGATTCTGAACATGCACTTGCATTGGAAGAAACATCAAACTCTGCAAGTGGTGGTCAAGACATTCTCACCTGAGGAGGTTAAGGAGATTGCTTCTGAGCTGGCAAGATTAACTGGAGGGATTGTGCTCGGCATTCATGAAGAATACACAATAATTATGTACAGAGGGAAGAACTATTCTCAGCCACCGACAGAGATTATGTCACCTAGGGTTACTCTCTCTAGGAAGAAG GCTTTGGATAAATCGAAGTATAAGGATGGCCTTCGGGCTGTAAGGAAATATATTCCAAAACTTGAACAGGATCTTGATCTGCTTCGAGCACAGGCTAAAAGGAAACCTGAAATTGAAACAGATGCTATTGAAGAAACCCAAGAAACTGACATTGATAGTGTAGACTCCAGGAGCTCCTCAAATTTCAAGCTGGAGCCTTCAGATAAGCTGAAAGAAATAATCGGTCGAAGCAGGGGATGCTCTGAAGATGACCTTGTAACGGATTCAGAAATGCCTTCGGACTCCGAAGATTTATCAGATATTTTTGAGACTGATTCTGACAAGGAGACTGAGGAGAAGGCAGAGCGACCCTTGTATTTGGAAGAGTTTGAAAAGTTTCCAGTTGAAAGTGATGGAGAACCTGAAGATTTTGAGGATCACCTGCGTCAAATATCCATGGACTCAAAGAAGGCTAAATCAGTGAACGAAGATGCTGACTTGCCAAATTTTGACGAGGTTGATAGGATATTTCTGCGCGCTGCTTCacttttaaagaaaaaaagaagatga
- the LOC117636721 gene encoding uncharacterized protein LOC117636721 → MEESDGYPKECYTQDGRRVMSSSSTTSVHVTALDGLVNVNSLFTIAVFVGLSLTTPGQRSLEGKTACDAGTGVAKKLLVFEVVSFSFFLFSSLVAQGLKLAINLLNSKDVDEAFRAHINLKVLRFGMMGSAFGSVMGCVFLVLSMVDVIQIRLGMLSCGSKSAVHSVAALVVLVSTALLVYISTAVYAFLH, encoded by the exons ATGGAAGA ATCTGATGGCTACCCAAAAGAGTGTTACACCCAAGACGGCCGGAGAGTGATGTCATCTTCATCCACCACAAGCGTCCACGTCACGGCTCTGGACGGCCTGGTCAACGTCAACTCACTATTCACCATCGCAGTCTTCGTGGGTCTGTCTCTGACAACACCAGGACAGAGAAGCCTCGAGGGCAAGACAGCCTGCGACGCCGGAACCGGCGTAGCCAAGAAGCTACTGGTCTTCGAGGTTGTCTCCTTcagcttcttcctcttctcttctctggTGGCGCAGGGCCTCAAGCTGGCAATCAACTTGCTCAACAGCAAGGATGTCGACGAGGCCTTCCGGGCCCACATCAATCTCAAAGTCTTGAGATTTGGGATGATGGGTTCGGCCTTCGGGTCGGTGATGGGCTGTGTGTTTTTGGTGCTGTCAATGGTGGATGTGATTCAGATCAGGTTGGGGATGTTGTCTTGTGGAAGCAAATCTGCTGTGCATTCTGTTGCGGCTCTTGTCGTTTTGGTTTCCACGGCTCTTTTGGTCTATATTTCCACTGCTGtttatgcttttcttcattAG